Within Bactrocera oleae isolate idBacOlea1 chromosome 6, idBacOlea1, whole genome shotgun sequence, the genomic segment ggccaaatatatttttcgacaaacaaacACCCGCcgctttgtaaatatttgtgaatgCAGGAGAACCTGAAGCGTCTCTTTGTGGATTTATCATTTGTTCGAACGTGCTCTTTAATATTCTTTCTTTAGGTTTTTACTATTTCCTGACTCGTTCGGAACCCTAAATTCGATTTATATAGTACCGTTATGGTGCTTTATTTGAAGAATGAATGAACTTACTGACTCCTACTCAGTAACAAGTTTTTCTGTCCAGCCAACACAAAGTGCTTTGTGAATAATCTTGTTGTATTTCTTTAGTCACTCCCTGCAATTTTCTTAGCATACCaagttttttcaatatataaccATAGTCACATATATCCACcctaaataagttttaaacttGCAAATAAACATTAGGAACTACCCCTTCTGCCTTTAATAAATATCTGCCTTTAAGCCCTACTCAAGAGTTCGCTGATGTTGTACTATGCAGTAGCGCAAATATTCTACATGTTGCGATTTCGGAACAAGAGTTGACGTGGACCTCAACAGCATTAGACATAACACCTGGACCAATCCACAGCAATGCTTACAAAGCACCATAAAGCAACCCTGGAAGCTAATGGCACCTGTAACAGATGTTAAAAAAACAAACGTTTTCTTTAGATGTACACAAGTTTTGGATATGACTTACTCATGCCGGCGACCAGGAGCGAGCATGCGCCAAAAAACATATCCAGTGCGTAATACGGAGAACCCATTCCCTTATCTAGAAACATCGGATAGCCAGTGAATGCTGATTAAAGtaagaaatacattttatattattgaattatttagagCTTAATGTTTACATACGCAGGATATACACATAATTTGGAGTGCCctgtaaataattatataagttTTTGAAGAGTGCGTAGAAGAAGTAGTTGGACAGAATGCAGATGCACGTTCCTAAAGTGAATAGTAGTTGCCTCCTCGTCTGTTTCCAGTTGGTATCCATAATTGCATTAATCTCCTTTTTCAGAGTGGTTTTGATTGGCATCCctagcaaaaaatatttgtttgtaaagGGTCTCTACAAAACACTTAATGTGACACTTATTCATTACTTTAAGATAATTACCAGTTTGAAAGATTTCGATCCTCTGCAGTAGTTCATGTGTTTCAGCTTTCTGAAGCAGTTTATAAAGTATATGCTGAGAAAATAACAGGTAAGCCATTTTAATTAAGCCAGTCGTTGTTTGTAGCGCTGTGGTAGAAGTCTTCGAAGTTAagtaatttattagtttttacacAAAATGACAAGTTGCCAAACAAATCTGTGTACTATATCACTGCGTAAAGTGTTACATAACTATAGTAAACCataaaaaaacttgtacaggGAGATGGTTTGCCGTTattatgtaatttaataatgttattgaaatttatttttaaaagcccCACAGGTATTCAATGGGATTGAGGTCTGGGCCCTCGAGAGAATGCAGCTGCACTTATTTCATGTTTTACAACAACGATTCTTTAACCATTAAAACAGAATGCTTCCGGTCGTTATACTGAATAAATGGTTTTTTAACATTGCCTAGGAGTCCATTCTTTACATAATTCCTTCGATGAAAATAAGGTTACCGACGCCATTTGCTCTCGCTGCACCCCTAGTTTGCTTCCATTGCACCACACACCACATAATGCAACCTCCTCCATGCTgacagttttatttaattttttatcttgtAGGACTTAACCCTCCCTACGCCATAAAAATCGTCGGGCATCGgttccaaataaattaaatttggattCATCGGTAAAAATTGCAGAATATAATAAAcgtttcgaaatatttatattcgacAATTGTGGCTTGTTTCGTGGTGTATACGCATTAAAATCAGGTGAAAGCAAAAAAGTTCCTAACAGTTTGAGGTTGGAGTGTTGCAATAAACGCTTCCTCCAAATCCTTGGAATTAGCGACAGCGGATATTTGAAGGTGTTCCTTGATACTCCGAGCAACTTTACTTTCAGCCCGAGgcgtgcaaatttttttaatcaatatataaatttttagtgccTGAAAAAAACCTTTTAACGCATAAATTTTCTAttgcaaattaatataaaatttgctaaCTCGTCATCTATTACCTCGGTGGGCTCTATAGACAGAGAATAAATTTCGCTATACATTCAAATCTACTATAAATATCTCGAATTATTTATGCTGTTTATAAAACTGTGGAAAACCCGTTATAATTTGGTACAAATTAATGACTGGCCGAGTTAGAAAATGTAAAAGTTAAGAATTCTTCTCTAAGCTTTATTAGAAATTGAGTAAttagtatataagtacatatgtatttcaagATATTTCTACTCACCTCAGCTATCAATGGAATATCGCCTTTTGCTTGTTTTATCATTAACCAGTGCGGATATAGAGCGATACAACTTGTAATTATAAACAGAATATTGATGCtgacaaaaaaaatcattaccTATTAGTtatgtttacataaatcttagAAATAGCGAATTGGTCATAGAAAATTAAGTAGTATTTCTAATAAAATGAAGGTGACAAAGctcttttcagaaaaaaattatgtataagaAAATGCTTTTCAGTTtccattttatgtatatattttacttgatgctatgaatttttaatgattcaagaatttttacttttatatttttagaaataaatgagAAAAGCAAAAGATAGAACATGATTCaagaatttttacttttatatttttagaaataaatgagAAAAGCAAAAGATAGAACATCAGATGGAGAAGTATTTTCTTAGTCTGCCTTTACATATGGCAGTTTTTCTTGTGACTGCTGTAAATTTGcttgtacttatatattaacTGCGTTGGCAAAGCTAGAAAACGAACAAAAATTGTACTGACTGATTAAGTAAGAAATTTAGTTAAATCGAAATATTGCATGTAACGAAGTAAACCACCAGAACCTGTCGCTGttgacaataataacaaaaacttcTAATGTAGGCAATTTCTAGTACCTTAGAACTGACATAAATACCGAAAATCATATATAACGTAGAGAGAGCTCGAAAGGCGAAATTCATGGCGACGCTGTCTTAACTTTTCAACTTCTATTCGTTATTAGAATGGTTACACACTTGTGACTAGCGCGCTAAGGAGTACTCAGGCACGGTCGAGAATCTCTTATATACATAACTGAATATATTGTGCTTTATGTGAAACTCACATCCTCCACCATTCTTTGAGATTCGTTTGAGCATTTAGGTTAATACCGATAATAAATGATATTCTCTTCAATTCCCTTATCAGCAAATGATTGCGAACTCTCAACGTCTTTATTTCAGTTATACTGTACATAATTTGAGAGAGTTTTTGCTTCAACTTTTAGTACAGAACTCACTTAGGTTTAACACCGTATCTTAAActgattaaaaattgtgtgctcccatatttatacatacatattggtagTGGGTAACGTTCAACAATTCAATCGAGCTTTTCTAAACCAGAGCACAACAATCTGTAATAATTTCAACGTCAACTTCGCTCATAGTATCATAATGTGAAGAAATatccaatattttattaaaaaattgtacagtTGGTAGACATATTGTAGCACTAAGTATTAATGTCTATCTACTTAGCTATGaatacatttgttgaataacAGAGAGATATCTCTAAGAAAGATAATCATATCTGTCTCCCAACTGTAAGAATgtcttatttctttttaaaacaTAAGATATTTGCTTgggttattgcagaatttagtAATATTATAATTGTAAGAACACACATTTTGCTGTGTCAAGTTTGTAAAAATCGATGTCATTCGAATTTATACGCCCTTAGCTTCGCTTTGAATAGTTCCAAAGTTTGGAATGGTATGAATATCTTTCTAATGCTATAATTTTCCCACTAATTCTAGCTTTCCTACTTGGAACGATTATTTGCTACGTtcgacaaatatttattaatttgaaaacgAATGGAGAATCATAACGGTAAATTACTTAATTATACGATAAGCGTACTGGTCTCACTAGTTTTTAAGAACAAACTTTACAAAATTACATTACGGTATGTTACCACACTAGACAAAGTATGATATCCTTACCGTCAAAGATGGGctatttcacaaattttgacCTTATGTTAAACTTTGtatttaaacaagtaaagaGAAAAATGTTCGCCGAAAATCTGAATAATAGCCCCACAAAATACCTAAAAGCGTATTTTGAGAAGTGATCTTTGTTCGATTTCCTCAATAATACGTAAACTTATTATCATCGTCTTCGCTAAAAAAGCATTTCTGGAGTTTCTTGGAGCGTTAAagaacaaaaagtttttaatatgtgtataatgAAAACACTGAAAACAGTTAATACGACCTTCAGATCGAGTAGATAAGATTTCAAAGATTTCTAAATACTGGCCTCTACAAAATACGGAGAATATTCATTTTAACTGGTGTTAGAATTTGTCTTGCAGATATtgctcatacatatatttaaaaatttgtacgtTTTGTTTCTAGGTAGAGTACGCTAAGTACCATATTATAGTTGTGTTTCAAATTGCTGGTTtcctttataaataattatataatagtgTGAGAAAACTAAAAAACTCGCTCTTAAGCACAAGAATCTACAATGGGAAAAATAATTCTTATTAAAAGCTGACAGAAATAATGAAAGAAAAAGTAAGgtaaggctaagttcggatgcaactgaacattttttactcttgcaacgtgcaaagatcaaagccggggaaatacattcaattgttggcaatattaaaaaatgtaggaAAAGGATTAAATTTctttgttcgacgaaatcgtgaatggattacaattaaatttggtatcagactcagttttattactatatcagagactcagttttattattatattttacttcgcgtcaacgaaaattatattaaaattatccttaaatgagaaatatgtgacaatttaatataatgagttgatgtaaaaatgtcaaccagagaatcgcaATTCATTACAAAGGTTGATCCATTTTAGGTtctatacatttttgaaaaaaataaatacagaaaattaaaatataatgggGAAtgcttattatcattcgaaagaacattcttcggcatttttatattgaaaattagtTCCTTCAAATGTTGGTCGCGGTtatgtctcagatggtccatcctttgagcccaattttcgatgactcgttcgagcaattcgactggtaactggcgaatgacacgcgtgatgttttgctccatggtctgaatcgaagcggaattgtccgcatagacattcgactttacatatccccacaggaaaaaatCTAgtggtgtgatatcacacgatcgaCCGgaccaaaacgtgaaattatctgctcactgaagtgttctctcaataaatccattgattgatgcgatgtgagggaagtggcgccgtcttgatTTTAGGTGtaaaatagtcggttatcaccggcatcatttttgaagatataTGAACCGAAGATTCCACCGGCCAACAAACCACAGTTACCCATTGTTTAATGAAAAACACGACAGCTTGGCAcgattcacgcgtgatctgtcaaaaaaaggatattgaaaaaagtacttcTACATGGATTACCCGTTATTAGGCATATAAGGTTTAGACCAAAGTCTACACCAATTTCGCTCATATTCAGCAGTAAACCACATACCTTCTAAGAAAActtgctaatttaattttattaaagtatactCGTACCACATTGGTCAGGTGGAAACTCGGAAACTCGGAGGCAGTTAGAGTGATGGgctaattgcattaattttgacattgctcaggtataccgGAGAACATActttgaagtaataattttctatataaataatactcaatGACCGAAGTATTCGGAATAAAACTtattagattttaaaattttttgccaataccacgtACTACTAACataccacagactaataaatAGCTCCCAGggtttcaataaggtacctcacataccagcaccaaaagttcgaaaattctgatattagttgtATATATTCGGCACCtgggggcttaaacagttttggtc encodes:
- the LOC106623316 gene encoding odorant receptor 63a, producing MYSITEIKTLRVRNHLLIRELKRISFIIGINLNAQTNLKEWWRIINILFIITSCIALYPHWLMIKQAKGDIPLIAETSTTALQTTTGLIKMAYLLFSQHILYKLLQKAETHELLQRIEIFQTGMPIKTTLKKEINAIMDTNWKQTRRQLLFTLGTCICILSNYFFYALFKNLYNYLQGTPNYVYILPFTGYPMFLDKGMGSPYYALDMFFGACSLLVAGMSAISFQGCFMVLCKHCCGLVQVLCLMLLRSTSTLVPKSQHVEYLRYCIVQHQRTLEFINDVNRFFRHICLSQFLHSLAIYGFVLFEMNFGLESNKVTFIRMIMYLCAALTGDCMHYVNGQFLANELEKIPLACFNCEWYHETDDFKKKLKMIIMRSNKKFCFQISWFTVMSLATLMGIFKASGSYFVLLRDIDEP